The region ATTAAAGGGACCATTGAACTGTACAATTTACACGTCTTTTCCAAGTCTTCTTGTTTCTATCGTGGAATGTGACAGAAGAGGCCAATGCACTTCACAAACATTTCCACGTCTGGAATGGGATTGATGCAAGTCTTTTctagctttttttttctttgtttacttacatgatacaatccaaataaaatataatgttcaCATAAAATAGTGTTCCAAGTGGGAGGTTGGAAGGGGCAGACGGGGCTACGGCCccctcccccaattttttttatttattttttttcattattttatatttaatttttttaaattatataaatttttaatttttttaaattaaataatagtatattcaaaattaataaaaattaaattaagtattttttgtttattttataaagtataacaaTAGATAATAagacataaaatcaaatatataagaaataaatttattaagatattttttattttctctctcattgtcttttgagtttttcataTGTTGTATTCTTTtctcatgtttatttattttcttttgttactaaaaagAAGTTAGACATAAGTTCAGCATTTTTATCcgattttttcatattttctcttttattattaaataaataaataagataactTTCTCTTGTCTTAgttgatagtaaaatatttgtttaacatttagcactattttttatctcatgatctttttgtatattcattttttattaatatagaagaagaaacaatatactatgtgatttttcatagtctatttttaattataacttgattatcatagttcttttagtaattatgtctcttaactttttattagattatgataaattattttttagtcttcaactttttttaataggtatattgatgaaaaatgaaagaataaatttattttttaaaattgataaaaagactgtgggtgaagatgaaaacatgataatatgattaCTCATCgcataataatgaaatgaaagtttatgaaaacttttttgaatcaaatggacgttaataagatgaaagatgaatattttataaataatttggttatttacattgaaaaaagttaaatgaaaaatttaattatgatttaattatcataaattcaaaaatgtaaaaaaaataataaacattcttttttatatatatgtaatttatttgatagttataaatatattaaattatatattatttttattgaattaggtacaataatattaaatatataaaatttaaaatatattattttgattcttaaaaattataaggaAGATTCCGCGTAAGTTCTATTCTGTTCCGTTTACTGTAATTAGATTACAATTTTCAaagtcatttattttttgtttgaaaaaggTGTATACCACatttattgtttgaaaaaaGTGGTATACGGGATCATCCCGCTATACAATTTCCACAATTATTGTTTGACGTGATGATGCTTCTGGATTGGGATTTGCTCCAATcctttttatgttctttttatttagtgtacatgataaataaaatagtattagaTTTTCTTATTTCTGTTAATGATTTGAGTAATTCACTATTTAAGATGTTTtgttgtttgtaattttttattcaaacattacactaaaaatcatatataaaactCAATTGATGCTTTTAGTTCAAACATTACACTACATGACTTTTTTTCtaacatgataatatttgagttgtttaccaatttgatatatttatgcTTTGATATTAGTcgaaaaatgtcaaataaatttaataaaatttgctTAAAAGGACTAAagtcacacatttttaaagttgaaaaactaaattgggtCAACGTTTTGAAGAGAGATTAATtgcaattttcattaaaaattaagggaccaaaaacatatttaaccccaaAAACTAAccatttttatgataaatcaacatgataataataataatatattttttgactAGGTTAACCATTTCTGTTGATATATAAAAGGATATTAATCAAACTACCCATATTTGACCATGTATTCTGTTAATACACGATAACTACACTAACAAATAtatctattaatattatttagccAATTTAGgactaataatgttaattgaGCCTTGTTCAGCCAAACTctttatggtgtgtttggatgaagtaaTTTAAGAGagttattcatttatttagagaatttgaaattctttcaaGGAAATTGACATGTTttgatgagaaaattaaaagaaaattgaaattaagaaattttaaaaaggtatttcaaataaataaaatagtagaatttgaaatttctcAACTTGTGGGATCGTTCATTGCTCAGAACAAAAAAGTCCACAAGTCAAAAAAGTCGAGTCGAGTCGGCCCAAGCCGAAGGTCGAGTTGAGCCGAACTAGCCCAAACTGAAGGCCAAGCAAAGTCGACCCAGGCCAAAGGTCGAGCAGAGTCGACTTTGGTTGAAGGCCGTGACAAGATGGCTCTAGACCAAGTCGACTCTGGTCAAAGATCAAGTTGGATCGACCTTGAGACGAGATGGATCTGAACCGAGTTGATCTAGGTTAAAGGTCGAGCCTAGTCGTCCGTGTCAAAAGTCGAGCCAAGTCGGTTCGGGCCAATGGTCAAGTCAAGTCGACCCAGACCAAAGGTCTAAATTAGATGGTTTTGAGTTGAGTTGGTTGTGGTTGAAGTTTGAGCTAGGTTGGCACAGGCTGAAGGTCGAATTGAGTTATTCTTGACATAAGGTTTAAACCAATCTAACTTAGTTGTAGGTTGAGTCAAATTAACTTGGGTTGAATCAATTCGAATCGAGTGAGGTAAAATCAATTCGAATCGACCTAGGTCAAACCAGTTGTGGTCGAGCTAAGTTAAGTTAAACTCAAAAGTAGAGTTGAATTTACTATAAGTTAGAAATTAAATTGCTTTATGCaaacaataaaattgaaatgtaaaatatttcatttacttcatccaataattatttaaaaaattaagataattcaattacaaataatttaattactagatattttaattttgtgaaactaTTCAAATCATTTATCCAAATACAaggtaaataatatatttgttggaCGGGATaggtataataataataataagaaggtATGATATTAGTCTTGAAGACTAAGAATTTTAAACtcataaaataaagataaaagataaaaaaattcttatgagttgaattatatgttttacttcttttaataaatatatgtgacAATTTCTAAATATTAGACACGTGTTTGTTTATCCaaaccttaaaataaaaataataaaattaaaactttcatATTAAAAACGTAATTTTGTGCTTTTAATATACCAATTGAGTATCAGCAACTTGgtgatatataatttatatattagaaaactagaattttaaaattatatatttgggcAATTGACAGTGCTCAAGTCACCAATACCAATCCAGTTTTAGAACTCAGCATTTTATCTATCAATTTTTGTGTGTGATGATAACGCCCACAACAACGACAATGAAGAATCCAGTTGGTTTAAGATTGATGATGTTTATGGTGTGTGTGGTGTCGCAGGTTGTTCATGGTGAACAGAAAATGAGATGCATTCCAAAGGAGAGGGAAGCACTGCTTCAATTCAAGGCTGCCATTGTTGATGACTTCGGCATGCTCTCTTCTTGGACCACTCCTCACTGCTGCCAATGGGAGGGGATTCGCTGCACCAACCTCACCTCCCATATTATAGACCTCCACCTTCCCGGTGGGTTTCTTGACGAATATTTCcattatgaatataaatatatgagcGGAGAGATCCACAAGTCGTTGATGGAGTTGCCACAATTACAATATTTGAACCTCAGTTTCAATTATTTTCGATATCAAAGAATCCCAGAGTTTCTTGGTTCTCTCAAAAACTTGAAATACCTTGATCTGTCGTTTTGTGATtttggtggagaaattccaaGGCAGTTAGGCTCTCTTTCTCGTTTGAAATACTTAAGTCTTGCTTGGAATTTTCTGAACGGTTCAATTCCTCGTGAGTTTGAAAATCTCTCCCAGTTGCAACATCTTGATCTTGGGGACAATTATCTTGAAGGAAATATACCATCTTATCTTGGAAATCTCTCCCAATTACAACATCTTGGTCTCAACTGCTATAATTTTGAAGGAAATATACCGTCCGAACTTGGAAATCTCACCAAGTTGGAACAGCTCTATCTTGGAGGAGAAGGTATAAAAATTGAAGATGGAGGTCAGTGGCTCTCAAATCTCCCTTTTTTAACCCATTTTTCCTTGATAGGTGTATCGATTCTTGATCGTTCTAATAATTGGCTGCAAGTGATTGCCAAGCTACCCAAACTAAGACAACTAAGTTTAGTTGATGGTAGCCTTTCCGATCATTTCATTCTCTCATCCAAACCGTCTAAGTTCAATTCTTCTACTTCCCTCTCTGTCCTTGATCTTAGTTGGAACACCTTAACGTCACCATTGGTATTCCAGTGGGTGTCAAACATCACTTCCAACCTTGTTGACCTTAACCTTCATGGTAACCTCTTGGAAAGTTCCACATCAAGTCATTTTGGCACGCTCAAGAATTCGCTTAGGCATCTTGACCTCTCTGATAATAATTTCAAGGTCATGGATTTTAAATCTTTCACAAATATATGCACCTTACAATCTCTAAACATGGCTGAAAACTATTTGCCTGGACACCTTCCCTACATTCTTGGTAATTTGTCCAGTGGTTGCATTAAACACTCATTGCAAGATTTGAATCTGGGATATAATCAGATCACTGGCACTTTGACTGACATTTCGGTATTCTCCTCTTTGAAAACACTATTTCTTGATAGAAATCGGTTAAGTGGAAGGATACCGGAAGGTGTGAAGTTACCATCTACTTTGGAGAGTTTGTCAATCCACTCAAGTTCATTAGAAGGTGGAATTCCAAAATCATTTGGGGATGCATGTTCATTACTCTCCGTGGACATGTCCGATAATAACTTAAGTGATGAGCTTCCGATGATAATTTCTCACTTGTCTGGATGTGCTAGATATTCATTGGAACAATTAAGTCTAAGCTATAATCAAATCAATGGCACCTTACCCGACTTCTCCATATTCACATCTATGAAAACATTATATCTTAACCGGAATAAGATAAATGGAGAGATTCCTAAGGAGATTCAATTTCCACCTACATTGGAGTGCCTCAACATGAATTCAAATTCTTTAAAGGGTGTGTTGACTGACTACCACTTTGCTAATATGTCTAAGTTACAACACTTGGACTTATCTCACAACTCATTGCGCTTGGCATTTACCCAAAATTGGGTCCCACCTTTTCAATTGTTAACAATAGAATTGGGATCTTGCAAGCTAGGTCCAACATTTCCCAAATGGTTGGAGTCGCAagaaaaatttgttaatattgacatttcaaatgctACAATATCAGATATTATTCCTGAATGGTTTTGGGCTAAATTACCTCTACAAAAAGTGATGAGAATGGATATTTCAAACAATAATCTACAAGGTACAATTCCAAATGTTTCATCAACATATGTTTCTACATTCATGTTCCTTGGATCAAATCAATTTGAAGGTTCTATTCCTCTGTTTCTACGGAATTCTCAAATTCTtgatttatcaaaaaataaattttcaaatcatctttcatttttatgtgGAGATGGtacaatttcaattcaaaaccaATTAGACATTTCATATAATCATTTATCTGGAGATATCCCAGATTGTTGGAGACAAATGAGCTCActaatttatttagatttgagTCATAATAACTTTTCAGGAAAAATTCCTACTTCAGTGGGATGGCTTCTTAATCTTGAAGCATTGTTGTTGAGTAACAACAATTTAGTAGAAGGAATCCCTTTGTCCATAAGAAATTGCACAAAGCTAATAATGGTTGATATGTCAGAAAACAAATTATCAGGATCTATCCCTGATTGGATTGGAACAAAAGaagatttgaaatttttaagtttGAGAAAGAATCAATTCTTTGGGAGTTTACCATTTAAGGTTTGTTGTCTAAGAAACCTTCATCTCTTAGATCTCTCAATAAACAACTTATCTGGAAAAATTCCTAAATGCATAAACAACCTTACTTCAATGGTTAAATTAACATCTTCCATATATTATGAAAGTCATTCATATTGGTTTAACCATAGCATGTCATTTGATTCAAATGCATGGTTGACATGGAAAggttcaaaacatatttttatgaatgaaGGTTTGTCACTTTTAAAAAGCATTGATCTCTCAAGTAATCATTTCTCAGAAGAAATTCCTAtagaaatagagaaattaaGTGGATTGATTTCATTGAATTTATCGAGAAACAATTTGATTGGAAAAATTCCTTCAAACATTGGAAAGTTAACATCACTTGATTCTCTTGATTTGTCAAGAAACCTACTTGTTGGTTCAATTCCTCCAAGTCTTGCTCAAATTTATGGACTTGGTGTGCTAGATCTATCACATAACCATCTAATTGGAGAAATCCCAACAGGTACACAATTACAAAGTTTTAGTACATCCACTTATGAAGATAATCTTGATCTTTGTGGACCACCACTTGAGAAATTATGTATTGAAGGTGGGTCAACACAAGAACCAAATATTAAAgttcataaagataaagatgaataTTCGTTGTTCAATAATGACTTTTTTATAAGTATGGCAATTGGATTTATTATAAGCTTTTGGATGGTATTTGGCTCACTCTTATTGAAACGTTCATGGCAACGTGCATATTTCAActtcttaaataatttagaaGACAATGTTCATGTCAAGATAGCAATCTTTGCTAGAGTGCTTAAGCTCGAGAAAGATTAGCAggtaataacattataatattatataattatgctctctttgtatattatatgtgcattatcatatatcttttttattatttctacaacatttaattagttaaaataaaactaacgTATAATTTGTATGTTAAATATTGAACCAATCTTTACAATTCAATTAGTTAGTTTTGAAACTAATTATGTCAAAGACATAAGATTTATTGCGCAAGAGCAATTAAATGTGTAAACATGCATGTTAACTAATCAAGATCATGATTTCTTGCTTGTTTGAATGTTGAATGCATTTAgtgtttatttactttaaaaagtaataataaaactatGTCCTGGACAaccttttttcaaaatttgaatgaaaagttTGCATGATTACGAAATAAAATAGCAATAACATCATTGATGTTCAACACTTGATGgtcttataaaaaaacaatggttTCCCTTGCTACCGTGAAATCAAGTTCTTTTccatagttttttttatctatcattagttttttttttttttaattaacttgattattattcttattactCCAAATTTTAAACATATCAACTATATTTTTCTAGTGAATAAGAATGggaattttgtttattttaatgtacACATTTCGAATAACTAACATTCgttgcattttatttttcaattttcaggCACTTGGAATCCATCCTCTTGTACGACTCCATCTTTCAAGGCAATGGTTTCTTCAAATTCCCTTAGTATGCTGATAAAAAACATCTTCACTGTCAATTGGAAACTATAGTCTGCATGTTCTTATTGTTTGaagttttactttttattaaattataaacgtCATTAAGCATTGTGCTTTGTagtgaaatataaattatcatacattttattaataattcacTCTTACTTTTCTTATAATCCAAACTTCGGTATgacatattttttagttaattacATTTCATATATTTGCTTAAGGAAAGTTTCATTATCTTGATGAGTGCCTTTGTTGCCAATTTTGTAAAACACTTTATGGAGAAATTTTATACGTATAACGTGATGACCACcgttttaaacttatttataaagattaaatatttacTATATACATATAGTTGatcaaaaagtaaaatgaaaaatagtcaTTTTAAATTCAAGACATCttaaatattgaatataaaataaggGTGTGTTGCAAATGAAATTATAGAATAAGTTCAGAGTTGAGAATAGAAAGTAAAGTAGAGAAATATATTGCCAAGGATGTGAGAGTTATGTCAAACAAACATCGcataatgtatataataatggaaatttatattaaatttgggATGTTTTAAAACCAAGAAATCTGAACTTTGTGATCCCTTCGCACCCCTAAAAGAATAGTGTTTACAGAGCAAAAGTAGAATGTTGGAGAGGTTGATGATAGAATGCAGGATTTCTAACTTACTCCTGACATGACTTCTTATCATCATCTTCATGTGTGATTAAGCAAACTTTTGAAAAGCTAATATTCTGACTGGGCcatttaatgttataaatgGGATATGTATCCCTGAGcatatgaaaaataaagtaatggTAAGTGTGTGATTCAGATGGGAAAATTTTGATAGACCAAACAGAATCCTTGAAATTTCAGTGTGGAAGAAGGTCAACGAGACAAAATGTTAATTATGCAGTTTCAACGTATTTGGAGAAAGAAACCGTCCAGCGGACTCACTGGAATAGTACTTCACTTTATTTATGTAGACAAATTCGACAGTGGTGTAATccagataaataaataaaatattaattaagaatctgtgaacaaaattattccatgcataatattatttacttgTAAATTGAAACAAGAAACAATTGTTATTCCAAACCATTCAAGTTATTTAGAAGCTCAGCTTTTCTACCAAAAAAAACTGCTTCAAGTCTGAAAATAGTTCATGCAAACTACAACAGTTCaacatagaaaagaaaaatatggtcAAATTGATCAACCAAAGATCTAAAGTGGGTGCAAATCATGTCTTGGACGGTGATTCAGTAGAGGTAGCAGGAGGAGTATCTTTTCCTGATTGCGACGAAAGTGTCTCTAGTGTCTTGTGAAATTCTGTAGGGAGAGGAGGTGGTCGGTGGAGAGGAACATGCTTAGGAACTGGTGCATCATTCTCAATCACCTCACATTCATAATCATCTGGAACACCCCACGGTTCCCACTCTGCATTCCAAAATATACATTCAATATATGACAATCATATTTCTAATTATTCATGCAAAAACATTTCAAAGTACGCATATAACAATTGCCTTTTATAGATAGGTTAAACGTATAATttaatccatatatatatatatatatatatatatatatatatatatatatatatatatatatatatatatatgttgtgaGTTCTAAATTTGGTCTCTATATGTAAAAATCTCATTAAATTGATCCTTTTAAGTTTAAACTATCAATTTAGTCTCTGTCACGCTGAATACCCTTTCGaattcttattttgtttgaatGCAGAACATATTTTTTCGTATTCACTTTTACTTGcaaaaatgttattttgtttttacttgGGTTCCCATTCTCAAAATTTGAATAAGAGTAAAAACAATGTTGTCAAAGAATTccaaaataattatactttttcattattccatgatgaaaattttagttcAATGTCTggtttaaagtaaaaataatgaaacttgaAACGGcaagttaatttttgttatatagtGAGAAGAATGATTATCAAACAGCAAAAATTAGGAGATACCGAAAAAATGTAGCTTTGCATTAAAGCAAGGAAGAGTCAAAGTTAAAACCATTGTCAAGAAATAACAAATGACTTTGGAACTAGGCTGCATCtgtgataaaaggaaaagcCAACAACTGCCAAATTCATAATGTGAATAAAACTCAACCTGGATTAGCAAAATTCAAAATACCCTAACCAAGGTAAAATCCCCATTCATATACACAGTATACACATGTGGACAAAGAGCACTAAAATTACTACTCAACCTATTCCAGACCAAGTTGTCACACCAAGACATACAAaaatttttgtaacaaaataatCACGATTCAAATCTCAATTCAATAACCATGTACAAAAAAATCAAGGCTAACTACCACTTAGATTTGTAAGCTATATAGACCATAAGTTTAGATGCttaaaaattaaggaatttcTCATGCACAAGATCTTAAGTAAAATATATTCAGGGCCATCAAAACCAATATTGACCAAGCTGCATTATATACTAAATGCTCTTATAGTTTACAAGTTGTGTAGGAAATAGTTTACAACCATGACCAGCctaggaaataaaatatttttttatgcaacAGATGATGAATGACAATGATTGGTTGCTAATTATCATTTACCAATACTACAATTGCTGAAGACTCACATAAATAGGTTAAAGGATAACAGAGGATATAGTGACCctataatatatcataatggGATAAGTAAATCAGGAGATGAAATGTACATGCAACTTTGTTCCACACAATAATTTGACTCATCCACTTTTAAGCAACAAAATCAACCGAAAATTGATCAGTCTCTAACAAAAGTTCAAACGTTTATATGAAACTAGAggatttttttccttatttcaAGTATATTCATCCTTTGCAATCAATAGCTAATTATTCTTACACAGAAATGAAACTTAGTGCAATTTCCTAGGAAGAAAAAGCTCAGCTAAGGTAAAGTATCTCCCTTCCACTTATCACTACCCCCTCCCAAATTTTGCAATGATATAAGATTCTCTTTCCTGTCAACTTTCTTTCATCCAGTTAAGATTGCattacatttgaaaaaaatgccCCAAAGTTAATGCTTGAACTCTACCCAATACAATTAATATTCTGTAAAtgtattatgaattatttaagtaTTACCCATGACTTTGGCGGGATTTTTACTATATTGGTGCAATTTGGaaacaaaattaccaaaatgggtaaatttttaaaaagtacgAAGGTACCcacctttgtaatttttaaaaaaaattaaccattcCAAACTGCACTTGATtggtaaattttcaaattcggCATTGTACagatattcataaatattgtGCACAATAGGTACAGCTTGTGGATAAAAAAATGGAATGCTCACAAGATGTAACTACACATTCATAGTTTGAACAGGCTAAAAAATTCTCATGGGCAGTGAAAAGTAACAAAAATGAGGAAGTGGTTGCAGAACAATTGCTAGGCTTGAAAATGTATTTGTTAGAAAATTGTATGTACAGGAGAATATATATTCAAAGGAGTTTTGCTCCCCTTCATGTAGTTCAAACTCTGATTGGCCTGGGAGAGAGCATAATGTATAGCATAGACGGCTTTGATAGAGCTATGTTACGGAATTTTGCATAATGTTGGTGATAAACATGACTGATGGAGAACAAACTGACTTTCATATTGCATTTACTATCTTTATCGTATCTCTGACTCAATCCAAAATGTTTGAGCAGGATAGCATAACACAGCACAATTACTATTAAAATGTCACTGATGA is a window of Vigna unguiculata cultivar IT97K-499-35 chromosome 4, ASM411807v1, whole genome shotgun sequence DNA encoding:
- the LOC114181195 gene encoding receptor-like protein EIX1 isoform X3, which translates into the protein MITPTTTTMKNPVGLRLMMFMVCVVSQVVHGEQKMRCIPKEREALLQFKAAIVDDFGMLSSWTTPHCCQWEGIRCTNLTSHIIDLHLPGGFLDEYFHYEYKYMSGEIHKSLMELPQLQYLNLSFNYFRYQRIPEFLGSLKNLKYLDLSFCDFGGEIPRQLGSLSRLKYLSLAWNFLNGSIPREFENLSQLQHLDLGDNYLEGNIPSYLGNLSQLQHLGLNCYNFEGNIPSELGNLTKLEQLYLGGEGIKIEDGGQWLSNLPFLTHFSLIGVSILDRSNNWLQVIAKLPKLRQLSLVDGSLSDHFILSSKPSKFNSSTSLSVLDLSWNTLTSPLVFQWVSNITSNLVDLNLHGNLLESSTSSHFGTLKNSLRHLDLSDNNFKVMDFKSFTNICTLQSLNMAENYLPGHLPYILGNLSSGCIKHSLQDLNLGYNQITGTLTDISVFSSLKTLFLDRNRLSGRIPEGVKLPSTLESLSIHSSSLEGGIPKSFGDACSLLSVDMSDNNLSDELPMIISHLSGCARYSLEQLSLSYNQINGTLPDFSIFTSMKTLYLNRNKINGEIPKEIQFPPTLECLNMNSNSLKGVLTDYHFANMSKLQHLDLSHNSLRLAFTQNWVPPFQLLTIELGSCKLGPTFPKWLESQEKFVNIDISNATISDIIPEWFWAKLPLQKVMRMDISNNNLQGTWNPSSCTTPSFKAMVSSNSLSMLIKNIFTVNWKL
- the LOC114181195 gene encoding receptor-like protein 12 isoform X2, with amino-acid sequence MITPTTTTMKNPVGLRLMMFMVCVVSQVVHGEQKMRCIPKEREALLQFKAAIVDDFGMLSSWTTPHCCQWEGIRCTNLTSHIIDLHLPGGFLDEYFHYEYKYMSGEIHKSLMELPQLQYLNLSFNYFRYQRIPEFLGSLKNLKYLDLSFCDFGGEIPRQLGSLSRLKYLSLAWNFLNGSIPREFENLSQLQHLDLGDNYLEGNIPSYLGNLSQLQHLGLNCYNFEGNIPSELGNLTKLEQLYLGGEGIKIEDGGQWLSNLPFLTHFSLIGVSILDRSNNWLQVIAKLPKLRQLSLVDGSLSDHFILSSKPSKFNSSTSLSVLDLSWNTLTSPLVFQWVSNITSNLVDLNLHGNLLESSTSSHFGTLKNSLRHLDLSDNNFKVMDFKSFTNICTLQSLNMAENYLPGHLPYILGNLSSGCIKHSLQDLNLGYNQITGTLTDISVFSSLKTLFLDRNRLSGRIPEGVKLPSTLESLSIHSSSLEGGIPKSFGDACSLLSVDMSDNNLSDELPMIISHLSGCARYSLEQLSLSYNQINGTLPDFSIFTSMKTLYLNRNKINGEIPKEIQFPPTLECLNMNSNSLKGVLTDYHFANMSKLQHLDLSHNSLRLAFTQNWVPPFQLLTIELGSCKLGPTFPKWLESQEKFVNIDISNATISDIIPEWFWAKLPLQKVMRMDISNNNLQGTQLQSFSTSTYEDNLDLCGPPLEKLCIEGGSTQEPNIKVHKDKDEYSLFNNDFFISMAIGFIISFWMVFGSLLLKRSWQRAYFNFLNNLEDNVHVKIAIFARVLKLEKD
- the LOC114181195 gene encoding receptor-like protein EIX2 isoform X1, whose protein sequence is MITPTTTTMKNPVGLRLMMFMVCVVSQVVHGEQKMRCIPKEREALLQFKAAIVDDFGMLSSWTTPHCCQWEGIRCTNLTSHIIDLHLPGGFLDEYFHYEYKYMSGEIHKSLMELPQLQYLNLSFNYFRYQRIPEFLGSLKNLKYLDLSFCDFGGEIPRQLGSLSRLKYLSLAWNFLNGSIPREFENLSQLQHLDLGDNYLEGNIPSYLGNLSQLQHLGLNCYNFEGNIPSELGNLTKLEQLYLGGEGIKIEDGGQWLSNLPFLTHFSLIGVSILDRSNNWLQVIAKLPKLRQLSLVDGSLSDHFILSSKPSKFNSSTSLSVLDLSWNTLTSPLVFQWVSNITSNLVDLNLHGNLLESSTSSHFGTLKNSLRHLDLSDNNFKVMDFKSFTNICTLQSLNMAENYLPGHLPYILGNLSSGCIKHSLQDLNLGYNQITGTLTDISVFSSLKTLFLDRNRLSGRIPEGVKLPSTLESLSIHSSSLEGGIPKSFGDACSLLSVDMSDNNLSDELPMIISHLSGCARYSLEQLSLSYNQINGTLPDFSIFTSMKTLYLNRNKINGEIPKEIQFPPTLECLNMNSNSLKGVLTDYHFANMSKLQHLDLSHNSLRLAFTQNWVPPFQLLTIELGSCKLGPTFPKWLESQEKFVNIDISNATISDIIPEWFWAKLPLQKVMRMDISNNNLQGTIPNVSSTYVSTFMFLGSNQFEGSIPLFLRNSQILDLSKNKFSNHLSFLCGDGTISIQNQLDISYNHLSGDIPDCWRQMSSLIYLDLSHNNFSGKIPTSVGWLLNLEALLLSNNNLVEGIPLSIRNCTKLIMVDMSENKLSGSIPDWIGTKEDLKFLSLRKNQFFGSLPFKVCCLRNLHLLDLSINNLSGKIPKCINNLTSMVKLTSSIYYESHSYWFNHSMSFDSNAWLTWKGSKHIFMNEGLSLLKSIDLSSNHFSEEIPIEIEKLSGLISLNLSRNNLIGKIPSNIGKLTSLDSLDLSRNLLVGSIPPSLAQIYGLGVLDLSHNHLIGEIPTGTQLQSFSTSTYEDNLDLCGPPLEKLCIEGGSTQEPNIKVHKDKDEYSLFNNDFFISMAIGFIISFWMVFGSLLLKRSWQRAYFNFLNNLEDNVHVKIAIFARVLKLEKD